In a single window of the Platichthys flesus chromosome 5, fPlaFle2.1, whole genome shotgun sequence genome:
- the cd7al gene encoding cd7 antigen-like encodes MPGVQLLACVWTLVITQAVLVLSDIQFLERFEGESVVLPCVIPQKHPAPFAMYLNRSWLQQSKVLYIYTGSNASVKNNDDQGRISTSGDPRSHALNVTISELRVSDADRYHCEFGVFNDLSEDQWIHGDTEFVLIVTAAAPGSLDIGLIETCAGGSAVLPCLPPNGEGQAVEGVSLKRQRGRAPVEVLYHSKRHHGSSSSSSSSSSSQFSTGRVQLSSAPGPSGLTYKLTLQQLQPEESALYSCQLLVRGRADTSSSLGRQVFFVSVQGGQCGCSSYSTLLYALSSAVAVLLLLLLLIGFLVTRKGKARRGVKARPQAPIYEEMTGVKPHARKLASHHLEEMESSEYTNCAVKKLVPENHYESPSSCTSSVLKCQD; translated from the exons ATGCCGGGGGTCCAGCTCCTGGCCTGTGTGTGGACTCTGGTCATCACACAAGCTGTGTTGG TGCTCAGTGACATTCAGTTCCTGGAGCGGTTTGAGGGCGAGTCTGTGGTTCTTCCGTGTGTCATTCCGCAGAAACATCCCGCGCCCTTCGCCATGTACCTGAACCGCAGCTGGCTGCAGCAGAGCAAAGTGCTCTACATCTACACGGGGAGCAACGCCTCCGTGAAGAACAATGACGACCAGGGCCGCATCAGTACCAGTGGCGACCCCAGAAGCCACGCCCTGAACGTGACCATCTCCGAGCTGAGGGTCAGCGACGCAGACCGCTACCACTGTGAATTTGGTGTTTTTAACGATCTATCTGAAGACCAGTGGATACACGGAGACACTGAATTCGTCCTCATTGTTACAGCTG ctgctcctGGCTCTCTGGACATAGGGTTGATAGAGACTTGTGCCGGGGGCTCGGCCGTGCTCCCCTGTCTCCCCCCAAACGGGGAAGGCCAGGCGGTGGAGGGCGTGAGTCTGAAGCGCCAGAGGGGCCGGGCTCCAGTGGAGGTGTTGTACCACTCAAAGCGTCATCatggcagcagctcctcctcgtcctcctcgtcctcctctcagTTTTCCACTGGGAGGGTCCAGCTGTCGTCCGCGCCCGGCCCCAGCGGCCTCACCTACAAGCTcaccctgcagcagctgcagccggaGGAAAGTGCCCTGTACAGCTGCCAGCTGCTTGTGCGAGGCAGGGCCGACACCAGCTCCAGTCTGGGGAGACAAGTGttctttgtttctgtgcaaG GCGGGCAGTGCGGCTGCTCCAGCTACTCCACCCTGCTGTACGCCCTGTCCTCAGCTGtagccgtcctcctcctcctcctcctcctcattggATTTCTTGTGACTCGTAAA GGCAAAGCTCGCCGCGGTGTCAAGGCACGCCCTCAGGCCCCCATCTACGAGGAGATGACTGGGGTGAAGCCACACGCCCGAAAACTGGCCTCTCACCATCTGGAGGAAATGGAGTCGTCTGAGTACACAAACTGCGCTGTGAAGAAACTCGTCCCTGAGAACCATTATGAAAGTCCCAGCTCCTGTACCAGTTCAGTCCTGAAGTGTCAGGACTGA